CTTCTATAAACAATGTGAATAGAAGATAATATACATGTAAGTGGACGCTAAGACATGCACATACTGACAGGAAAGATTACAATAACATTTAGAAATAATAATGGCATGATTGTTTCCTTTACAATGAGTAGCAACTAGCAAGAGAGTGGGAACattatagaattagaatgagtAGAACTGAATATTGCGATTCAGATTCTACCCTTCACCCAGATGTGTGCATTGGATTGGTATAAAAATGTCTGGAGGAAGTTTCCACCATAATCCACTCCCAATAAATTCCATTTAAATCCATGAGGATGAGTGAACGAGTACACACTTCGGGAGAAGGGTAGAAAATTGGATTCCACTAAATGTCTTGCAGTGAGTGTGTGCTCCGGCGGCCATATTTAATGTACCATTTGAAATGTTCAATGTACTGGTCAGTGAACCTCAACTGTTCCAGAAATGCAAAAATGGCAAGTTCAAAATGTTGCCACCATTTTGGGTGGGCAATTGAGAAATCAAGTTGATTTTCAGACCTGTGTCCTTTAACTCATTTTAATTCCATGGTTAAAAACCAATATGAGATGCTTCCTTCTGACAAGTCCCAGACTAAGCTAGTCATAGAAACAGAATATAAAATGTGACTATACAACACAAAAGTGGGGGggaaaaaatttaaaaaacaagttaACTGAAGACACATTTGACTTGAGCAAGCACTGCAAGTGTGCTTGTGTTGGCTAGACTGATGACTCAAACATTCTGCTGTGGGTCAAAGTTTCCttcaggcacagatctaggatcagcttaccctctcCAAATCCTAACCTCAAACATTAAGGGGGTAAAAGctaaactgaccctagatcagcatgTAAGGCCAACTTATCACCAAATCAATCCACCCACTAATAACGCTTCACCTGAAACTACAGGGCATGTCACAAGCTTTAATAGCATGAGGTCACATCACTTTCATGGGGTACAGGGctgggggggaaaaaatctacacagagaattattttttaaataaagtgtcCACACAGACATAACTTTATTGGTTAGCAAAGTTTCAATCAATCCAAACATTAATTGATCAGAACATTGTTAACAAATAAAAGGTATGTGTTGGAGAATCAATGTGCAAGCCCAACTCTACCACTACATTACAAAGGCCTGACATTATGCAGATATTGGTTGTTAAACTCCGTCATTTGTGttttataattaaaaaaaaaaagtgttatatcATGGCTATGACAGCATTCACAGGGTGTTATGCTTGTCGTTTCAGGTGAAGAATTAATGAACCCACATGTAGTCTCTcaatacacagacacccacactcTCTAGAGAAAGCGATTGATGATTCAatatagtcaatcaatcaatcgctCTAGAGAGAGGGCTACTACACTTTTCCTATTCCCTGCATCCTAACACAATTACATGATCTGCAAAAGCTTAAAAAACACATGCATCTCCAGCATTTTATACAACAGTATGATACAAAATAAGGCATTTCGTAGTGAGTATTCATGTTTGCGAGAGTGTGTGTGCATCTTTGTTTGTGTGCACATAGAGACAACATTGAATTTCATTTATTTGCCTGCCTATAAAAAGACTGCAAATAAAAAACAAAGTCATGATAACTCttacttaaaatatatatatatatttgtcatATATATTTACgtatatatattcatatattaaaaaaaggggggggggggggggaagcccACACGGTCCATGTTTATTGGCCAGTCTATAAGCCACGCCCTCATTCCATGACCTCACCGGGCGCTACGGTGACCAGCTGCAGTGGGATCTCCTGATTGCCTAGGAGGTCGTGGGCACCAGCAGCTGATTGAAGGATGAGGGTGGTTCCATCTGCTGTGATGATGGTGTCGCTGGGGGGCGGAGACAATGAGGAGGAAGCCAGACCTTTTTTGTTCTGGTGAGTCTTTATATGTTTGGCCAGATGGTCGCTACGCATGAACCTCTTTGAACACTGTGCGCACACAAACTTCTTCTCTCCTGGACAGAGAAATGAAAGGGAGAAAAAGAGGTAGAGAGTGATGAAATAATAAGTGTGTGAGGGTTAAGCTTGTGTTATGTAGTGAAGATGGTGTTAGTGTGTATTCCTACCCGTGTGTGtccgtctgtgtctctgtagcTCATCACTCCTGGTAAACCGCTTGCCACAGAACATCCAGTTGCAGACGAAGGGCCGTTCTCCGCTGTGCCATCTGAGGTGAGCCCTGAGGTGAGAAGTCTTACCGTACACCTTCCCACAGCCCACGATGTGACAGATATGCTGCTTCTTCTTACCTAGACTCGACCCTCTGGGAGGAAGGGGTGAcaagagagagggttggggtcACACAAAGTCAACTTCTTGCAGTCATTTGAATTTCAATTGTCGTGGTAGAAACTGACCCCACAGAGTATAGAATGCGGTTCGACCACATTAACCCACTGAGCTAAAAGCTAGGATCCACcctttttaaatatatttgtgttaatatattgtgtgtgtgtgtgtgtgtctttccaaccCACCTCCCTCCAGCCTCTTTACAGTTGGGACAGGTGCAGGCGACTCTCCTCAACCTCTTGCCCTCCCCGGTGGACATGTCCATGTCTTCCTCATCCATCTGGACACGCAGGTTGTTGAGGTCACTGGGGTTAAGGGTGGAGTCGCCACTCAGCTGCCACTCTTCAGAGTCTGGCTCCTCCTTTATCTGGATGTCTGTGGGGAGagatagttgtgtgtgtgtgagagacaaagTAAGAAAGAAATAGAAAGAtggagagtttgtgtgtgtgtgtgtgtgtgtgtgtatacatatgcATGTTCCTACCTGCAGGACTACCGGCCTCCTCTCCCTGTGTGTATTGAATCCCTGGCTGTCCTATAGAGTTGACTGTAACAGTCTGGAGGTTAGGCAGGGTGATGGATCCTCCCTGACCCATAGAGAGGCCCTGGACTGGGGCTAGAGTCAGCTGCTGGCCCCCCTGGGCCTGAGGGAGCTGGAGGCCCTGCAGAGACTGGACCCCttggacctgagagagagagcgcggtAGAAAGAGTTACACACATGCATGATCCCACACACCTACATACGGTAGTGaaacagataaacacacacccacataacCTACCTGGAAGGTCTGCCACTGTATCTGTCCTGAAGCAGTGACTGTCTGGGCCTGGATGAGGAACGTTCCAGGGTTGACTAGTTGGACACTCTGGAGCGTCTGCCCAGACTGGGATAGATCCTGTCCCTGGGCCCCCTGGTTGTCCCCTGACAGCTGTAGGATGGGCTGGGAGAGGGACGAGGCATTAGAGATGGACACCTGGATGAAACAGACTTAATTCAGTCATGGTATTTTTCTCAGCCATGCTCTTAGAACAGTGTCCCGAGGAGGATCTACAGCAACGTACATAGTAATATGATATGACCTGCTGAAGACAAGTTAAACAAGACTAGTAACTTTTTTCCTGTATCATGGCTCACTGTAATATGACTTATGTGGTGTAGGGCGCTGGGAATAAAGCCTAGGGAATTCTATGTCATATGACTGACCTGTATTTGCTGCAGGTGGTTGTGGGAGTTGTAGTTCTCTGAGGATGGGTCTGAAACCccggcagacacagcagtagctTGGGTCAGAACCCCCGTCCCGTCGATGGTCTCGGGCAGCTGGGATGATGAGGTTGTTGGCACATAGAGGTCTGGGTTACCGTTAGCTTCACTAACTAGGGTCGCTAGCTGTTTGGCTGCACCTTCCTGCCCCTCCAGCGCTTGGGAGCCCATGATCAGCTGACCGTCGGTTGTTGTTGCTATGGGAACCGTCTGAGCGCCGGCAAGCCCTAGTGATTCGAGGTCTATGCTGTTGATAGGGAGGAAAGTTATGTTACCCCCCGACAGCCCCATGGGAACCGCGCCGCTATAGGTCGTGCCCCCAGCCAATGACACGCCCTGAATCTGCTGCATATGCCCAGCCTGCGTTAGGAGGTCAGAGGTTGTCGTCGTGGCGATGCTGATTCCGATATTGCCGTGGCTACCGTCCTGGATGAGCTGGATTTGGCCCGAGCCATCGTCCAATCCTTGCGCAGAGAAGCCTGCCAGAGTTCCATCTGAGTTGTGGATCTAAGGGATGACATGGAAGAGATAGTTCAGCATTTGTGTGTAGAGAATATTGTGTGTAAAGGCTAACATGATAATCGACCTGGTACTGGACATTCCGCTAACAGAGGTGCGTGTGTGcaagtgcatgtgtgtgagtgtacctGCAGATAtgcgtgtgtacacacacactacatggccaaaggtatgtgtccacctgctcatcaaacatctcattctaaaatcatgggcattcatatggagtGGGTTCCCCccttgctgctacaacagcctccactcttctggaaaggctttctaCCAGATGTTGTAACTTTGCTGCAGtttcagccataagagcattagtgagttcggcactgatgttaggcgattagccctggctcgcagtcggcgttccaattcatcccaaaggtgttcgtggggagttgaggtcagggctctgtgcaggccagtcaagttcttcgaCACCAatctctgtatggacctcgctttgtgcacgggggctttgtcatgctgaaacaggaaagggccttccccaaacttaccacaaagctggaagcacagaatcgtctagaatgtcatcaTATGCTGCAGCgttgatttcccttcactggaactaaggggcctagtctgaaccatgaaaaacatccccagaccattattcctcctcctccaaactttacagttggcactatgtattcgggcaggtagcgctCTCCTGGCATCAGTCAAACCctgatttgtccgtcggactgccagatggtgaagcgtgattcatcactccagagaaccagTTTCCATTGCTCCAAGGTCCAAtagcagcgagctttacaccactccagcagacgcttggcactgcgcatggtgatcttagacatgtgtgcgtgcggctgctcggacatggaaacccatttcatgaagctcccgacgaacagatCGTGTGCCGACGTTGCTTCCaaaggtagtttggaactcggtagtgagtgttgcaaccgaggacagaccatttttacagttgactggggcaactctagtagggcagaaatttgacaaactgacttgttggaaagatgacatcccatgacggtgccacgttgaaagtcactgagctcttcagtacgggtcattctactgacaatgtttgtctatggagattgtatggcggtgtgctcgattttaacaacaggtgtggctgaaatagccgaattcactaatttgaagggatgtccacatacttttgtgtgtatatgcatgtgtgtgtacagtacactacCTGGTATTGTATGCTGGACACTCCGTTGGCTGAGCCGTCATTGCCAGAAGCTGTGACGTAGATGGGCTGACTGTCCATGTTCCCGATCGGGAGAACATACTGGCCGTTAGAGGTCATCATGCCAGAGTTAGGAATGTGGACGACTCCCTGCTGCGCATCCTTCCCGGTAGAGACCGGGGTTAACAACTCCCAACGGTCTGAACCTGTTAGTTGGATGGCGGTCATGTCTGtggtctgacagagagaagacacACATTCATAAATTATTACTCCGATTCACTGTTGCGGAATGCAAAAAGTTGATCTAGTTACAGACGGCATTGGTCATAAGTCTTACGCTGTTACATTGTAGTTCACAAAGAATATGAAGCAAAAATATTGATTTGGAAATGACAATTCTGTACTATCTGAGACGAGAGCTAGATGTAGAGACAGATACCAGGGTGCAGGCTCCACGCTGTGAATAGGGCAAAATTACATGCAGTATGATTTGATATCACAATATAGTGTCAGCAGACAAGACAATTATTGTGGATCTTGTTAAAATAGATATCCAATATTATAGGTATCTGCAACATTGGACTAGTAATAATACAGTAGTATCAAGACATTTCACTTAATAAGGGAAAAATTAGAAATCAACCATGAACCTAAATATTTCTGAATCCGCTATACAGTCTATGGTTTAGCTAAGTGGTTTGATAAGAAAGGATCCAAACGTCCTCAAGCATGTAACGCACCTACCCAATTCAGCGCCTATTGACGAGTagagttttgttaagagccccgACGATAGTCTAAACATTAACACGCATCGCTTGCGGTATGTTTTTTCATATCAGGaatacttttgtatttttttttttttaacaaatggTTAAATTACTACACACCAGGTATAGGATTTGTGTTCCCACACGGCCTTATCTCCATGTTACATCGCTTGTTTACAAAGACAGAAGAGACATAGGCGGCCACGAACACGTGTGTATGCAAGACTGGAGATGAAGTGTAGTTCATCAACTGGAGACACACAGCTTGTTGAGCTGTGCAAAACTGCTAGTtagtatattttttatttgaaagacAATTTcccgctgatatgaaagataaggcgGATATTAGCATATGTTTTGAAAAACAATTTGAAAGCAATTATTGGCGTTTCTAAATGTTAAAACACAGCAACGGAATTGTAATTCACATGGAGCCAAACGGTCTACATAGGGAGAAGGGTTCTCGAGAGCTAGTCACCACAACTAGACAAAAAACATCTAAGAGCCTTCTATCATCCAACGAATAGAGCTAGAGTGGCTAGACAAAATACGTAATCGCTACAACATGAGCGTGGGGAGATATTTTGTAGTCGGTGCACAGATTCCCACGTTCTCTGTTCGGTTTCCCCACTCACCCCTCCTTTCCCCACTGTACCCCTTTAGCCCCAGGTAGACGAGCTAAATATCGGCGACCTGACCAAGTGACGGGCTGTGTCCTACCCACTATGGGCGGGTTCTAGAGGGGTAAAGTGGGTGGCCGTTATAGCGGGGAACACAGCGGCGGAAGTATACTAGCTTTACACCCCT
The window above is part of the Salvelinus namaycush isolate Seneca chromosome 7, SaNama_1.0, whole genome shotgun sequence genome. Proteins encoded here:
- the LOC120051340 gene encoding transcription factor Sp3-like isoform X2 is translated as MLAPEQRLKQEEMATADVEGSQSEFLQHGGASENQTTDMTAIQLTGSDRWELLTPVSTGKDAQQGVVHIPNSGMMTSNGQYVLPIGNMDSQPIYVTASGNDGSANGVSSIQYQIHNSDGTLAGFSAQGLDDGSGQIQLIQDGSHGNIGISIATTTTSDLLTQAGHMQQIQGVSLAGGTTYSGAVPMGLSGGNITFLPINSIDLESLGLAGAQTVPIATTTDGQLIMGSQALEGQEGAAKQLATLVSEANGNPDLYVPTTSSSQLPETIDGTGVLTQATAVSAGVSDPSSENYNSHNHLQQIQPILQLSGDNQGAQGQDLSQSGQTLQSVQLVNPGTFLIQAQTVTASGQIQWQTFQVQGVQSLQGLQLPQAQGGQQLTLAPVQGLSMGQGGSITLPNLQTVTVNSIGQPGIQYTQGEEAGSPADIQIKEEPDSEEWQLSGDSTLNPSDLNNLRVQMDEEDMDMSTGEGKRLRRVACTCPNCKEAGGRGSSLGKKKQHICHIVGCGKVYGKTSHLRAHLRWHSGERPFVCNWMFCGKRFTRSDELQRHRRTHTGEKKFVCAQCSKRFMRSDHLAKHIKTHQNKKGLASSSLSPPPSDTIITADGTTLILQSAAGAHDLLGNQEIPLQLVTVAPGEVME
- the LOC120051340 gene encoding transcription factor Sp3-like isoform X3, producing the protein MATADVEGSQSEFLQHGGASENQTTDMTAIQLTGSDRWELLTPVSTGKDAQQGVVHIPNSGMMTSNGQYVLPIGNMDSQPIYVTASGNDGSANGVSSIQYQIHNSDGTLAGFSAQGLDDGSGQIQLIQDGSHGNIGISIATTTTSDLLTQAGHMQQIQGVSLAGGTTYSGAVPMGLSGGNITFLPINSIDLESLGLAGAQTVPIATTTDGQLIMGSQALEGQEGAAKQLATLVSEANGNPDLYVPTTSSSQLPETIDGTGVLTQATAVSAGVSDPSSENYNSHNHLQQIQVSISNASSLSQPILQLSGDNQGAQGQDLSQSGQTLQSVQLVNPGTFLIQAQTVTASGQIQWQTFQVQGVQSLQGLQLPQAQGGQQLTLAPVQGLSMGQGGSITLPNLQTVTVNSIGQPGIQYTQGEEAGSPADIQIKEEPDSEEWQLSGDSTLNPSDLNNLRVQMDEEDMDMSTGEGKRLRRVACTCPNCKEAGGRGSSLGKKKQHICHIVGCGKVYGKTSHLRAHLRWHSGERPFVCNWMFCGKRFTRSDELQRHRRTHTGEKKFVCAQCSKRFMRSDHLAKHIKTHQNKKGLASSSLSPPPSDTIITADGTTLILQSAAGAHDLLGNQEIPLQLVTVAPGEVME
- the LOC120051340 gene encoding transcription factor Sp3-like isoform X1, producing the protein MLAPEQRLKQEEMATADVEGSQSEFLQHGGASENQTTDMTAIQLTGSDRWELLTPVSTGKDAQQGVVHIPNSGMMTSNGQYVLPIGNMDSQPIYVTASGNDGSANGVSSIQYQIHNSDGTLAGFSAQGLDDGSGQIQLIQDGSHGNIGISIATTTTSDLLTQAGHMQQIQGVSLAGGTTYSGAVPMGLSGGNITFLPINSIDLESLGLAGAQTVPIATTTDGQLIMGSQALEGQEGAAKQLATLVSEANGNPDLYVPTTSSSQLPETIDGTGVLTQATAVSAGVSDPSSENYNSHNHLQQIQVSISNASSLSQPILQLSGDNQGAQGQDLSQSGQTLQSVQLVNPGTFLIQAQTVTASGQIQWQTFQVQGVQSLQGLQLPQAQGGQQLTLAPVQGLSMGQGGSITLPNLQTVTVNSIGQPGIQYTQGEEAGSPADIQIKEEPDSEEWQLSGDSTLNPSDLNNLRVQMDEEDMDMSTGEGKRLRRVACTCPNCKEAGGRGSSLGKKKQHICHIVGCGKVYGKTSHLRAHLRWHSGERPFVCNWMFCGKRFTRSDELQRHRRTHTGEKKFVCAQCSKRFMRSDHLAKHIKTHQNKKGLASSSLSPPPSDTIITADGTTLILQSAAGAHDLLGNQEIPLQLVTVAPGEVME